Genomic segment of Deltaproteobacteria bacterium:
CGCGAGGAAGTCCATCGCGTCGAGCTCCGGGAGGCCGCGGTGCTTGCGCACGGCGTTGAGCGCCGTCTTGAGGAAGTAGGAGTTGCCCACCCCCGGCAGCTCCACGGGGTACTGGAAGGCGAGGAAGATGCCGGCACGCGCGCGCTCCTCGACGGGCATGGCGAGCAGGTCCTGGCCGAGGTAACTCACGCTGCCGCCGGTGACCTGGAAGGTGTCCCGCCCCGCGAGCACCTGCGCGAGCGTGCTCTTCCCCGAGCCGTTCGGCCCCATGATGGCGTGGACCTCGCCCGGACGGACGGTCAGGTCGATCCCCTTGAGGATCGGCTTCCCCTCGACGCTGGCCTGCAGATTGCGAATCTCGAGCATCTTCTGTCTCCGTCGTGCCGGCGCTAGCCGACGCTCCCTTCGAGGCTCACCCCGAGGAGTCTCTGAGCTTCCACCGCGAACTCCATCGGCAGCTCGCGGAACACTTCCTTGCAGAACCCGTTCACGATCATCGAGACCGCGTCCTCCTTCGAGATCCCGCGCTGCCCGAGGTAGAAGAGCTGGTCCTCCCCGATGCGCGAGGTCGTGGCCTCGTGCTCCACCTTGGCCGTCGGGTTCTTCACCTCGAGATAGGGGAAGGTGTGCGCGCCGCACTTGTCCCCGAGGAGGAGCGAGTCGCACTGCGAGTAGTTGTGCGCGCCCACGGCGCCCTTGTTGATCCGCACCAGGCCGCGATAGCTCTGCTGCCCTCGCCCGGCGGAGATCCCCTTCGAGACGATGGTGCTGCGGGTGTGCTTGCCGAGGTGGATCATCTTGGTGCCCGTGTCGGCCTGCTGCAGGTGGTTCGTCAGAGCCACCGAGTAGAACTCGCCGACGGAGTGGTCCCCCTGGAGGATCACGCTCGGGTACTTCCAGGTGATGGCCGACCCGGTCTCCACCTGGGTCCAGGAGATCTTGGACCGCTCGCCGCGGCACGCCCCGCGCTTGGTGACGAAGTTGTAGATGCCTCCGCGCCCCTCCTCGTCGCCCGGGTACCAGTTCTGCACGGTGGAGTACTTGATCGTGGCGTGGTCGAGCGCCACGAGCTCCACCACCGCCGCGTGGAGCTGGTTCTCGTCGCGCATCGGGGCCGTGCACCCCTCGAGGTAGCTCACGCTCGCCCCCTCGTCGGCGACGATCAGCGTGCGTTCGAACTGTCCGGTCTTCGCGGCGTTGATGCGGAAGTAGGTGGAGAGCTCCATCGGGCACCGCACCCCTTTGGGCACGTAGACGAAGGAGCCGTCGGTGAAGACCGCCGAGTTGAGCGCGGCGTAGAAGTTGTCGGTGTGCGGGACCACGCTGCCGAGGTACCGCTGCACCAGCTCCGGGTGCTCGCGCACCGCCTCGGAGAAGGAGCAGAAGACGATGCCGAGCTCGGCCAGCTTCCCCTTGAAGGTGGTGGCCACCGAGACGCTGTCGAAGACCGCGTCCACCGCCACGCCGGCCAGGATCTTCTGCTCGTGGAGCGGGATGCCGAGCTTATCGTAGGTGGCGAGGAGCTTCGGGTCCACCTCGTCGAGGCTCCCCTTGGTGGCCTGGGCCTTCGGCGCCGAGTAGTAGACGATGGCCTGGAAATCGATCGGCGGGTAGTGCACGTTGGCCCACTTCGGCGGGCCGTCGCGCAGGGTGAGCCAGTAGCGGTAGGCCTTGAGGCGCCACTCGAGCATGAACTCGGGTTCGTCCTTCTTGGCCGAGATGACACGGATGATCTCCTCGGAGAGGCCGGGCGGAACGGCATCCGCGTCGATGTCCGTGACGAATCCGTACTTGTATCGCTGCTGCGCCAGGTCTTGAATGAGGGTGCTATCGGAACTCATAGGGCTTCCTCTCCTCGCGCGCTCGCCGGGCCGGCCGCGAGCGACGCGGAGGCCCGGTGGGGCTCGGCACGGCGCGGGAGCGGATGGGCCATCTCCTCGAGAGTGATGTGATCGAGCGCGTCCCGGACGGCCTCGTCGATGCGGCGCCAGTTCCCGCGCGTGGGGCAAAAGGGCTCGCGTCCGCAGCCCGTGGCGTTCACCGCGCACTGCGTGATGGCGATCGGCCCCTCGAGCGCGGTGATGATCTGTCCGACGGTCACCTGCGCGGGCGTCCGGGCCAGCCGATAGCCGCCGTTCACCCCGCGGTGCGAGGTGAGCAGCCCGTCCCGGGCCAGGGCCTTCAGGATCTTCGTGACCGTGGGCAGCGGCAGGGAGGCCTCCTGCGCCAAATCGCGCGCGGAGAGCACGGGGTCCTCGGGCAGCCCCTTCGCAAAGAGCGTCATGAGGACGATTCCGTAGTCGGCCTGCTTGGTCATGCGCATCATGAGGTCGTCTCCGTGGGATCCTCTCCGGGCGTCCTCGGCCGTCGTCGAACGCACCAGGCTCCGACGACCGCGCTCTTTACTAAATGGGACCCGTCAAGTCCAGTACCAAAAATGGTCTATATCCGGCCCACACAAATAGTACTGATGTTGGTCTCTATTGCAACCTGGGCTGGTGCGGGCTGTTCGCAGCCGTCCGGCGGGGACGCTGACGCCGGGGCCCAGGACGGCGGCGGCCTGCCGAGTAACCGGATATTTCACGCGAAAGGCCCGTTCGAGCGGCTCGAGCTTCCCCCGGGCGCCCTCCGGCTGCGGCGCCTCTTTCCGACCGCGTCCGCGCCCGGGGAGCGCTTCCCCGGCTGCCTCTGGGCCTCGCCCCTGCTGCACGGCACGGGCCCCGCCGCGGTAGTCGTGGCCGCGGAGAGCGGTGGCACCATCGCGGGGCTCGACCCCGAGACGGGCCGGGCCCGCTTCCGCGTGCAGCTCCCCGCCGGGAAGGACGAGGACCCCTTCGCCATGGCCACGCCGGTGTTTGTGGGGGATCAGCTCGTCGTGGCCTATCACACGGTGGACCCGCCGGCGGGCGAGTCCCCCGGCGCGCATTCTCACCACCCCTCGGATCCGCGACGACGGCAGCTCGCCGCCGTGGTGGACCTCGCCGGTCGACGGATGAACCCGGCGTACCCGCCCCTCGAGCTCCGGGCCGAAGTCCTCGGCCACGGCCGCCCACCTCGCGTGCCTTTTCTGGCCTCGAATTCCCTCGCTCGTGGGGCGCTCGTGCACGCGACGCCGCGCGGCGATCCCGACGGGCGCGTGTACGTGACCTACGGTAACGCGCAGGACCTCCAGCCCTGGCACGGCTGGGTCTTCGAGCTCTCGCTCGGGGCGTGGCGCGCGCGCGGCGCCGGGGCCGCGATCTCCTCGGTGCTCGTCACCACACCCGAGAGGGAGTGCGGGCCCCCCGGCTCGTCGGGCTCGCGCACCCGCATCTGCGGCGGCGGGCTCTGGTCCCCGTCGGGACCGCTCCTCGTGCCCGACGCAAAAGAGGGCTACGCGCTCATCCTCTCGCCCGGCAACGGTCAGCTCGACCTGTCGCGCCGCGACTACGCGAACACGCTGATGCGGGTGCGACCGGGCCTCGACTTCGACCCCGCTTGCCACGCCGAGGCGTGCGCACGCTTCGACCCCGACGAGCCGAGCCCGGCCTGCGTCGCGTCGTGCCGGGACCTCTTCGTGCCGCGGCTGCTCCCCGGGCAAGCGCCTCCGCGGCCGGCGAATGGGCTGTGCGACGGGCTGACCCTCTTTCAGTGCTGGGAGCGCATGGACTACGTCGGGGGCAGCACGCCGGCGAGGGTCCTCCTTCCGTCGGGGCGTGCGGTGCTCGCGTACCCGACGAAGGACGGGCACGTCTACCTCGTGGACGAGGCGCAGCTCGGGACCCTCCACGACCGCGCGCAGGCGGTGGAGATCTGCGGCGCGCCCGGAGACAAGTGCCTCTGGGGCTGGGCCGGAATGATCGTCACGCAGCCGGCGGTCGCGGCGTCGCTCGCGGAGCCGCTCCTCCTCGTGCCGACCTTCATGCCGGACGCGACGCACCCCGCGGGCGTGGTGGCCTTCGCCGTGGTGGAGCACGACGGTCGACCGCGGCTCGAGCGAAGGTGGGAGGCGCCCCCGTTCCACACGGAGGCCGCGCGACAACGCTTCCGGCGACACCCCTCGCGGCTTCGGCTGGCGCGGGTCGGGCCGTCGCACGAGGAGGTCGGGTTCCTCGTCGAGACCGGCGAGCCGGGGCAGAAGGGTCGCCTCCTCGCGGTGCGCGCCGCCGACGGCGCGATCCTCGCGGACGTGCCGCTCGCCGGCCCGGGGGTGCGCTTCTCGCTGCCGCTCGTGCGAGACGACGTGGTGTACGTGGGGTCCTGCGATTCGGACAGCGGGCCGAGCCACCTCGAGGCCTACCGGGTCGAACGTCTCGCCGCTGCGGCTGCCCCTGCCCCCGCCCCGGCGCAGGCTCAGTAGCCAGGCCTCTCAGCCCCGGAGCCCCGGAAGGCCCCCTTAGGAGGCCAAAGTGCCGAGATCGCACGCTCGAGCCGGCGGCACGGGGCCTGCTTTGGTGCCAGGGGATGTCGTTGTCGCACCCCCGCATCGTGCTGCGTCTCGCCCGGCTGATGCCGCTCGCCGGGATCGCCGGACTCGTCGCCGCGGCGCCGGTGCAGGCCCGACAGGGGGATCGCCAGCCCGCGGCCGAGCAAGCGGTCCTCATGTCGCTCAAGCCGGTCTGGGCCGAGCGCATGTTCGTGACCGGCACGAAGCGCTTCGAGCTGCGCAAGAACCGCCCCGGCTGGCACGAAGGCACCCAGGTGCTGATCTACGCCTCGACCGACGACGGCAAGCAGCAGCCGCGGCGGGTGGCGAAGCGCGCGCTCGTCGGGAGCTTCGTGACCGGCAAGATCTACGAGGGCTCGCCCCTCGAGCTGTGGCTCACCCTTGGCGCGGCGGCCGACGGCGTCGAAGGATACTTCCGCGACGTGGAGCGCGGGTACGCCATCGAGGTCACCGACCCTCGGCGGCTCGCGCGCCCGGTTCCGCTCGAGGAGCTCCGAGAGCGCGCCCCCGGCTTCGTCCCGCCGCAGAGCCTGCAGTACCTCCGCCCCGGCGAGGCCACGCTCTGGCAGGCCCTCGAGGAGAGCCGTCGAGGCTCCGGGCCCGAGCCGCAGCCCGCGCGAGTGCGAGGACCCCTGGCCGCCGACGACCCGCGCATCGAGGGTGCGCCGCCGCGCCGGGCCGCCGCCAACGCGCAGCCGCTCTTCGTCTACCACCCGGACGTGGTCTTCGCCCGCCAGGGAGGCGCCCTGCGCACGACGGCGCACACCAAGCCGCGCGAGGTGCACGACGCGCTCCTCGCCGAGGGCCTCGCGGCCGCGGCGCAGATCCTGCGGCCCGGTCGACTCTCCGTCGAGGATCTCTTGCGCGCTCACAGCGCGCGCTACGTGCAAGCGGTGCTCACGGGCGAGGGGCGCCTGGCCATGACCCAGGGCTTCTTCGGCGGCTGGGCCCCCGAGGTCGCGCGGCACGCGCTGGCCTCCGCCGCGGGAAGCTACGAGGCGGCACGCCTGGCCCTCGATCGCGGAACCATCGTCGGGCACCTGGCCTCGGGGAGCCACCACGCGAGCCTGCACATGGGCGACGGCTTCGGCACCTTCAACGGACCGGTGGTGGCGGCGAAGAAGCTGCAAGCCGAAGGTCGCGCGCGACGCGTGTTGATCGTGGACGGGGACCTCCACTTCGGCAGCGGCACGAGCCAGCTCACCCTCGGTGACCCGAGCCTCGCGTACTATGCCGTCTACGGCGTGCCCACGGGGAGCGTGCGCGAGACGACCACGAACGTGGCGCGACCGGTGCCGCGCGGGGCCTCCCCCGAGGAGTACCTGGCCACCTTCGCGAGCGGCCTCGAGGAGCTCGTCGATCGCTTCCAGCCCGAGGTGATCCTCTATAACGCGGGGGCGGACCCCTATCACTCGGACCCCGTGAACCGCGCCGCGAACCTGCAGGCCGGGCGGCGCAC
This window contains:
- the sufB gene encoding Fe-S cluster assembly protein SufB; the encoded protein is MSSDSTLIQDLAQQRYKYGFVTDIDADAVPPGLSEEIIRVISAKKDEPEFMLEWRLKAYRYWLTLRDGPPKWANVHYPPIDFQAIVYYSAPKAQATKGSLDEVDPKLLATYDKLGIPLHEQKILAGVAVDAVFDSVSVATTFKGKLAELGIVFCSFSEAVREHPELVQRYLGSVVPHTDNFYAALNSAVFTDGSFVYVPKGVRCPMELSTYFRINAAKTGQFERTLIVADEGASVSYLEGCTAPMRDENQLHAAVVELVALDHATIKYSTVQNWYPGDEEGRGGIYNFVTKRGACRGERSKISWTQVETGSAITWKYPSVILQGDHSVGEFYSVALTNHLQQADTGTKMIHLGKHTRSTIVSKGISAGRGQQSYRGLVRINKGAVGAHNYSQCDSLLLGDKCGAHTFPYLEVKNPTAKVEHEATTSRIGEDQLFYLGQRGISKEDAVSMIVNGFCKEVFRELPMEFAVEAQRLLGVSLEGSVG
- a CDS encoding SUF system Fe-S cluster assembly regulator: MMRMTKQADYGIVLMTLFAKGLPEDPVLSARDLAQEASLPLPTVTKILKALARDGLLTSHRGVNGGYRLARTPAQVTVGQIITALEGPIAITQCAVNATGCGREPFCPTRGNWRRIDEAVRDALDHITLEEMAHPLPRRAEPHRASASLAAGPASARGEEAL